The following are encoded in a window of Lagenorhynchus albirostris chromosome 3, mLagAlb1.1, whole genome shotgun sequence genomic DNA:
- the NANOS3 gene encoding nanos homolog 3 isoform X2 — protein MGSFNLWTDYLGLARLVEALRGEEEPEIRLDPQPEPVPGPEEGQTHSPESSPAPERLCSFCKHNGESRAIYQSHVLKDEAGRVLCPILRDYVCPQCGATRDHAHTRRFCPLTGQGYTSVYSYTTRNSAGRKLVRSDKAKTQDSGHCRGGGSKGVGKPNGTTPSSCLPSTSA, from the exons ATGGGGAGCTTCAATCTATGGACAGATTACCTGGGTTTGGCACGCCTGGTGGAGGCTCTGCGTGGGGAAGAGGAGCCTGAGATCAGGCTGGACCCCCAGCCAGAACCAGTGCCAGGACCAGAGGAGGGTCAGACACACAGCCCGGAATCCTCACCAGCTCCTGAACGCCTGTGCTCTTTCTGCAAGCACAACGGCGAGTCCCGGGCCATCTACCAGTCCCACGTGCTCAAGGACGAAGCTGGCCGGGTGCTGTGCCCCATCCTCCGAGACTACGTGTGCCCCCAGTGTGGTGCCACTCGCGACCATGCCCACACCCGCCGCTTCTGTCCGCTCACCGGCCAGGGCTACACCTCTGTCTATAGCTACACCACCCGCAACTCGGCCGGCAGGAAGCTGGTCCGCTCGGACAAGGCGAAGACGCAGGACTCCGGACACTGCCGAGGAGGAG GTTCCAAAGGTGTCGGGAAGCCTAATGGAACTACCCCCTCTTCCTGCTTACCCTCCACTTCTGCCTAA
- the NANOS3 gene encoding nanos homolog 3 isoform X1, with translation MGSFNLWTDYLGLARLVEALRGEEEPEIRLDPQPEPVPGPEEGQTHSPESSPAPERLCSFCKHNGESRAIYQSHVLKDEAGRVLCPILRDYVCPQCGATRDHAHTRRFCPLTGQGYTSVYSYTTRNSAGRKLVRSDKAKTQDSGHCRGGGACAGSKGVGKPNGTTPSSCLPSTSA, from the exons ATGGGGAGCTTCAATCTATGGACAGATTACCTGGGTTTGGCACGCCTGGTGGAGGCTCTGCGTGGGGAAGAGGAGCCTGAGATCAGGCTGGACCCCCAGCCAGAACCAGTGCCAGGACCAGAGGAGGGTCAGACACACAGCCCGGAATCCTCACCAGCTCCTGAACGCCTGTGCTCTTTCTGCAAGCACAACGGCGAGTCCCGGGCCATCTACCAGTCCCACGTGCTCAAGGACGAAGCTGGCCGGGTGCTGTGCCCCATCCTCCGAGACTACGTGTGCCCCCAGTGTGGTGCCACTCGCGACCATGCCCACACCCGCCGCTTCTGTCCGCTCACCGGCCAGGGCTACACCTCTGTCTATAGCTACACCACCCGCAACTCGGCCGGCAGGAAGCTGGTCCGCTCGGACAAGGCGAAGACGCAGGACTCCGGACACTGCCGAGGAGGAGGTGCCTGTGCAG GTTCCAAAGGTGTCGGGAAGCCTAATGGAACTACCCCCTCTTCCTGCTTACCCTCCACTTCTGCCTAA